AATACGAAGAAAATCCGAGCAATTATTCAGAATAGTGAAGTCAGGTATTTTGAAGAAAATATAATGCGATTGGCCAAACAGTATCTTGAAAGTAATCAAGTAAAAAAAGCCTATTTAACTTTAATGCACTTGTAATGGGGTTGGATAATAAAATAGAAAGTAATCCACTTATTGATCGGCTGCCTAGTCATTTGAAAAAATTCATAAAGCCACAGAACTATAATCAATATACTTCGATTAATCAGGCGGTTTGGCGGTATGTTATGAAAAAAAACATAAGCTTTCTTTCTCGTGTAGCTCATAAGTCTTACTTAGATGGTTTGGTGCGGACGGGAATTGATATTGAATCTATCCCTAATATGTATGGTATGAACCGCATTCTAAAAGAGATTGGTTGGGCTGCTGTGGCAGTTGATGGCTTTATACCCCCTAATGCATTTATGGAGTTTCAAGCGTTTAAAGTATTAGTAATTGCTTCTGATATGAGGCAATTGGAAAACATCCAATATACTCCCGCTCCCGATATTATTCACGAATCTGCAGGTCATGCTCCGATTATAGCTAATCCCGATTATGCTGAGTATTTAAGACGAATGGGAGAAATAGGAGCCAAGGCAATTTTGTCTGGCCATGATATGGAAATTTATGAAGCAGTAAGAAGATTGTCCATTTTGAAAGAGGCAGATGGAGTGGATAAAGATGAATTAAAAGAAGCGCACGCATTAGTTAAGCAATTACAAGAAAAGGATGTTGAACCTTCTGAAATGGCTCAGGTACGAAATTTACAATGGTGGACAGTAGAATACGGATTAATTGGGACATTTGAGGATCCTAAAATATATGGCGCCGGGTTGTTATCCTCAATTGGAGAGAGTAGGTTCGTGTTCGATAAAGAAGTAAAGAAAATACCTTATAGTATTGACGCTGCATTTCAGAGCTTTGACATTACACGTCCACAGCCGCATCTCTTTGTGGCGGAAAGTTTTTCTCATCTTATGGCTGTCCTTGAAGAATTTGCTAATACGTTAAGTGTTAGAAAAGGGGGAAGTAGAAGTATCTTGAAATTGGTGAGTTCTGGTACATTAGGGACAGTTGAGTTGAGCTCTGGTGTTCAGGTTTCTGGGAAGTTTGTTAGCACAATTAGAAATTCGATTGGGGAAGTAATCTATTTTAGAACAGAAGGCCCCACAGCAATATCTTATCGTGAAAAAGAATTAATTGGTCATGGGATAAAGGATCATTTTCACGGATTTAGTTCTCCTTTGGGAAATATGTTGGGTGTGAATATGCCAATAGAGGATATGGGACCGGCTGATCTTAAGGTTAATAAGTTTCAAGAGGGCAGGTCGATCTCTTTTCAGTTTGAAAGCGGTATAAAAGTTAAAGGAGTTATGGTTACAGGTGTGAGAAATGTACAAGGAAAATTAATGCTCATTCAATTCGATGAATGTACTGTTAG
This region of Flavobacteriales bacterium genomic DNA includes:
- a CDS encoding aromatic amino acid hydroxylase; the protein is MGLDNKIESNPLIDRLPSHLKKFIKPQNYNQYTSINQAVWRYVMKKNISFLSRVAHKSYLDGLVRTGIDIESIPNMYGMNRILKEIGWAAVAVDGFIPPNAFMEFQAFKVLVIASDMRQLENIQYTPAPDIIHESAGHAPIIANPDYAEYLRRMGEIGAKAILSGHDMEIYEAVRRLSILKEADGVDKDELKEAHALVKQLQEKDVEPSEMAQVRNLQWWTVEYGLIGTFEDPKIYGAGLLSSIGESRFVFDKEVKKIPYSIDAAFQSFDITRPQPHLFVAESFSHLMAVLEEFANTLSVRKGGSRSILKLVSSGTLGTVELSSGVQVSGKFVSTIRNSIGEVIYFRTEGPTAISYREKELIGHGIKDHFHGFSSPLGNMLGVNMPIEDMGPADLKVNKFQEGRSISFQFESGIKVKGVMVTGVRNVQGKLMLIQFDECTVSYQKEILFKPSYGVFDMVIGNDITSGYSGAADFNSFPDYLDVSQTVTIKPVKSELDFLRESRYANLRNLREEGDSKKEMLIEIFEECKVNYPYEWLLLLEIIEISDEGGLKKEINQWLSGISREKPKLELLIKDGLELY